The window GGTCGCGCCCCATGCGGGCGCGTGGATTGAAACTTGTAACCATTGATCAAAATAATAAGAACCGACCGTCGCGCCCCATGCGGGCGCGTGGATTGAAACAATAACCCATAAACACCCTACACTATTACATTACCGTCGCGCCCCATGCGGGCGCGTGGATTGAAACCTGTTCCTGGGATTCAGGGCAGATTGGCTGGATCTGTCGCGCCCCATGCGGGCGCGTGGATTGAAACATTATCCGGCATTGATCCGCAAGAAGTGGAGAAGTCGCGCCCCATGCGGGCGCGTGGATTGAAACCAAGCATTGAAGACTGATGAGGATAAAAATGCTGTCGCGCCCCATGCGGGCGCGTGGATTGAAACTCAACTCTCCAAATCATGTGTGGGGTGATGGTTGGTCGCGCCCCATGCGGGCGCGTGGATTGAAACGGCCCATGTAAGCAAAGATAGGTAAGCCTCTTGCCGTCGCGCCCCATGCGGGCGCGTGGATTGAAACCTTATAAGCAAGATGGCTATGCAGCCGAACAGAAGTCGCGCCCCATGCGGGCGCGTGGATTGAAACATGCTCAGAGGGGATAAATAGGGGACGTAGTACACTTTTGAACTTGATTAATAAAAGGAATGGGGATCAAGTCAGCTTTTGGCTCTTGGGTTTCATTTCATTTTATAATAAACAAAATAATATGCATCAATTTGTCTCTTCAGAGGGTTCCGGTGGAATAACATAAAACAAACAGGCAGTCAGTTTAAAATTGAAAAAACAGTTCCGTTGGCTGTATTATTGAACGGACTAATAAGCAGTTCATGCTGATCAATTTTTTAGGTATCGATGTATAGATGAACTTATTCATTTGTCAATAAGAGCCAAAAGCGGATCTGACCCCTATATTTTTCCAGGCGGTTGTCGATATTGCTGCTTTGACAGATAGTGACAATCCACGGGTTTATTGGTATTGTGTGAAAAAGAAAGAAGCAATATCAAGCGGTGTTGAGTTGTCGACATTTTGTCGACAACTCAAACTTGAGTCGAAAGACGGCAAAAAGTACATGACGGAAGTTGCCAACACCGAAAGCATCTTCCGAATTATCCAGCCTATCACATCTCCCAAGGTGGAGCCTCTCAAATGCTGGTTGGCCAAGGTCGGTTATGTGGACGGGTTCAGGAAATTGAGGACCCGTAACTGGCAACCAAACGTACTAAAGCCATTTACCGTGCCAAAGGATATTCCGAAGCCTGGATCGAAAAACAGATGTGCGGTATTACTATCCGGGCGTAATTAACGGATGAATGGAAAGGGTGGGGACAAATTGTCCCCACCCTTTAGTTAGAGCGCATAGATTAAAAGTATTTTTTGAAAAAAAAAGAAATTCGATATCAAAACATCAACTTCACAAGAGCTATTGCGATAATAATACCTATAATGTCGGCGATAACACATACTGGCACCAGGTATTTTGTTTTGCGGATACCTACTGCACCTAAATAAACGGCAAGAACATAAAATGTGGTTTCGGCGCTACCGATAATAACTGCGCTGATTTTACTTGCAAGCGAATCGGGGCCGGTGCTGTTTACTATGTCTGTGAAAATTGCTGTTGATGCGCTTCCGGAAAGAGGTTTGATTATTGCAATGGAAAGTATTTCCGGTGGAATGCCAAACATATCAAGAGGGCCGGATAAGGCCGATTTGAGAATATCAAAAGCACCGGATGCTGCAAAAGCTTTGACGGCTATAAAAATAGCAAGAAGATACGGAAAGATTTTCACAATTACCTGGATTCCCTCTTTGGCCCCTGACACAAAGGAATCATATACCGGCACCTTTTTGAATGCGCCATATAAGACCGTAAACAAAATAAAAGCCGGGATCATAAGCTGGGAGATATAACCGATAATCTTCATTTTAGCAGCCTTCTGAACAGAAACAGTATGCATACGGCGATAAATGCGGATATCAATGTTGCGCATATGGTTGGAAATACTATGCCGGAAGGATTTGAAGATCCAAAATCCGAAAGAATTCCTACAACCGTAAAGGGTACAAACTGGATGCTTGCAGTATTGAGTACAATAAAAAGCATCATTTCAAATGTTAAATTATCCTTGTCTTCATTTAGAGTCTGAAGATCCTGCATTGCTTTTATGCCAAGCGGTGTTGCGGCATTTCCAAGGCCGAAGAAATTTGCCAGAATGTTAAGTGTTATAGATGTTACAGCAGGATGGTTTTCGGGAATTGTTTTAAACAGGCGGTTAATAACGGGCTTGAAAACATGTGAAATTTTATAAATAAGCCCTGATTCTTCTATAATCTTTGTAATGCCAAGCCATAATGATACTATGCCTGCCAGAAAAAGCGATATTTCAACCGCAGTTTTCGCCCCGTCAAAAATGGCTTTTGTAAGCTCTTCCAGCCTTCCCGTAAAGACCGCAGTGATAATACTTACAGTAATTAAAACAAGCCAGATAATATTCATTATAATTTCTTTTCAGGCTGCATACCAGTGTAACGCACAAGGGCGGCAAGAGCTTTTGCCGCATCCGAAGGAAAGCTGTAACATGGGATGCCTGCATCTTTTAATATGTTGATAGTTTCCGTCCAAAGACTTTTATCGGTCATGAGATTGCATATTATCGGTTTTTTCTTCTGTATGCCTGCATCGGCAATCTCTTTAGCTATGCTTACCGTATCCACAAAAAAAGGTGTTACGAAATTTATAAAAATACTGTCGATATGATCTTCATTTATCATTGCCTCTATTGCAATGCGAAAGTGTTTACTTAATCCTGTTGCAAGCAGATCAACAGGATTATTGACACAAGCTTCGGGATGAAGTTGTTTTATCAGATAATCTCTTGCTTGTTCCGAAAGCATGGGTATATCAAGCCCTGAGTCTATAAGCACATCTGTTGCAATAATTGCAGGGCCTCCGGTGTTTGTGATAATTCCCACGCGGTTTCCTTTTGGAAGCGGCTGCAAAGCAAAAGCTGCTGCTGCCCGGCATAATTCGCCTTCATCTTTAAATACAAGGATACCTGCTTTTTCTAAAATAATATCTGTGATTATATCTTTATCCGCCGAACTGCCGGTATGGGAATATACCGCTTTTTCACCTTCACCGGTACGGCCTGCTTTCATTGCAAGAACAGGCTTTTTATCCGTTATTTTTTTTGCAGCTTCAATAAAGGCTTTGTGGTCTGAAATGCTTTCGATATAAAGTACTATAACGCGGGTTCCTGCATCATCTCCAAAGTATTTTATTATTTCGGTAATGGTTACATC is drawn from Pseudomonadota bacterium and contains these coding sequences:
- a CDS encoding spore maturation protein, whose translation is MNIIWLVLITVSIITAVFTGRLEELTKAIFDGAKTAVEISLFLAGIVSLWLGITKIIEESGLIYKISHVFKPVINRLFKTIPENHPAVTSITLNILANFFGLGNAATPLGIKAMQDLQTLNEDKDNLTFEMMLFIVLNTASIQFVPFTVVGILSDFGSSNPSGIVFPTICATLISAFIAVCILFLFRRLLK
- a CDS encoding spore maturation protein, which encodes MKIIGYISQLMIPAFILFTVLYGAFKKVPVYDSFVSGAKEGIQVIVKIFPYLLAIFIAVKAFAASGAFDILKSALSGPLDMFGIPPEILSIAIIKPLSGSASTAIFTDIVNSTGPDSLASKISAVIIGSAETTFYVLAVYLGAVGIRKTKYLVPVCVIADIIGIIIAIALVKLMF
- a CDS encoding CoA-binding protein translates to MLDSLFKPKSVAIIGASVKELSIGNRILKNLIDFGYTGSIYPINPQADEIQGIRAYKSILDVPGEIDLAHIIIPSKFVPQAVEDCGKKGVKSIIINSAGFKETGPEGEAIEKDFLLRAKKYGIRIFGPNCQGIINTDPNVRAYCNFAFTKPEAGYISIAAQSGGVGELIHQGFSEMGIGTRLYASNGNACDVTITEIIKYFGDDAGTRVIVLYIESISDHKAFIEAAKKITDKKPVLAMKAGRTGEGEKAVYSHTGSSADKDIITDIILEKAGILVFKDEGELCRAAAAFALQPLPKGNRVGIITNTGGPAIIATDVLIDSGLDIPMLSEQARDYLIKQLHPEACVNNPVDLLATGLSKHFRIAIEAMINEDHIDSIFINFVTPFFVDTVSIAKEIADAGIQKKKPIICNLMTDKSLWTETINILKDAGIPCYSFPSDAAKALAALVRYTGMQPEKKL